In Opitutaceae bacterium TAV5, one genomic interval encodes:
- a CDS encoding fructose-bisphosphate aldolase, whose translation MPLVTFDKILPQARAEGRSVCAFNIVNCETAKAAISAAEQTGRPVILQMYRRLFESDRARYVAALVRDMAAHTDALVALHLDHGATLDQVRMAADYGFSAAMFDGSTLPLEENIRQTRLAAEIAHRAGISLEGEIGHVPYNQDDAIPFPTPEEVVRFARETGVDALAVAVGTTHGFYKKTPQIRLDLARAVSEAVKIPLVLHGGSDTPEDKVKALVACGFAKINIATEFFAAFLAEVRRQSDALAGGFKPLDLFLAPVVDAMTNLAVTKIRMVS comes from the coding sequence ATGCCACTCGTCACATTTGACAAAATCCTCCCGCAGGCGCGGGCCGAGGGCCGCTCGGTTTGCGCCTTCAACATCGTTAACTGCGAGACCGCCAAGGCCGCAATTTCCGCCGCCGAGCAGACCGGCCGCCCGGTCATCCTGCAAATGTATCGCCGCCTGTTCGAGAGCGACCGCGCCCGCTATGTCGCCGCCCTCGTGCGCGACATGGCCGCGCATACGGACGCACTCGTGGCCCTGCATCTCGATCATGGCGCGACGCTCGACCAGGTCAGGATGGCGGCCGACTACGGATTCTCCGCCGCCATGTTTGACGGTTCCACCCTGCCGCTGGAGGAAAACATCCGACAGACGCGCCTCGCCGCCGAGATCGCCCACCGGGCGGGCATTTCGCTGGAAGGCGAAATTGGCCATGTCCCTTACAACCAAGACGACGCCATCCCGTTTCCGACGCCAGAGGAAGTCGTCCGTTTCGCCCGGGAGACCGGCGTGGATGCTCTCGCCGTCGCGGTCGGCACCACGCACGGTTTTTACAAAAAAACGCCGCAAATTCGTCTCGATCTCGCGCGTGCCGTGAGCGAAGCGGTCAAAATCCCGCTCGTCCTGCACGGAGGTTCCGATACACCCGAAGACAAGGTGAAGGCCCTTGTCGCGTGCGGATTCGCCAAGATCAATATCGCGACGGAATTCTTCGCCGCCTTCCTCGCGGAAGTGCGCCGCCAGAGCGACGCGTTGGCGGGCGGCTTCAAGCCGCTCGACCTGTTCCTTGCGCCTGTCGTCGATGCCATGACCAATCTTGCGGTTACCAAGATTCGCATGGTGAGCTAA
- a CDS encoding ATPase encodes MPTPDPRLLDRLRRLPEHLREHIRGQDHVIDPICSVLRRGELGLANPYRPRASLLLAGPTGVGKTELTNVFTTYLFPSPDNPGEPAAKPIRFDMSEYQLQSSVDKLIGGAPDETGLLGRALHSLQRGTLLFDEIEKAHPLVLDLFLQILDDASITLATGERKSLSAFYVVFTSNIGASETMRMQSAPFASIRRTVLARVGQQLRPELVGRITEKLVFNRLSYDVQREICQNMIAREQARLRALGHDIAIDEADIETILREGYHKSLGARPMRATVERYLQHKIVAAIILPQANPFERRMGLS; translated from the coding sequence ATGCCCACACCTGATCCCCGGCTTCTGGACCGCCTCCGCCGCCTCCCTGAGCATCTACGCGAACACATTCGCGGGCAGGATCATGTTATCGATCCGATTTGCTCTGTGCTACGTCGAGGCGAACTCGGTCTCGCCAACCCGTACCGTCCGCGTGCGTCGCTCCTGCTCGCCGGTCCGACCGGCGTCGGAAAAACCGAACTGACCAACGTATTCACCACCTACCTGTTTCCCTCTCCAGACAACCCCGGCGAACCTGCCGCGAAGCCCATCCGCTTCGACATGTCGGAATACCAACTCCAAAGCTCCGTCGATAAACTCATCGGCGGCGCGCCCGACGAAACCGGCCTTCTCGGTCGCGCCCTTCACAGCCTTCAACGCGGCACGTTGCTCTTCGATGAAATCGAAAAAGCCCACCCGCTCGTTCTCGACCTGTTCCTGCAAATCCTCGACGACGCTTCCATCACCCTTGCCACAGGTGAACGCAAAAGCCTCTCCGCATTCTATGTCGTCTTCACGAGCAACATCGGCGCGTCCGAAACCATGCGCATGCAGTCCGCCCCCTTCGCATCGATCCGGCGCACCGTGCTCGCCCGTGTCGGCCAGCAGCTCCGTCCAGAACTCGTCGGACGCATCACCGAAAAACTCGTCTTCAATCGCCTCTCTTACGACGTGCAGCGCGAAATCTGCCAAAACATGATCGCCCGTGAACAAGCTCGCCTCCGTGCTCTCGGCCACGACATCGCCATCGACGAAGCCGACATCGAAACCATCCTCCGCGAAGGCTACCACAAGAGCCTCGGCGCACGCCCCATGCGCGCCACCGTGGAACGTTACCTGCAACACAAGATTGTGGCTGCCATCATACTGCCTCAGGCAAATCCTTTCGAAAGGCGGATGGGCCTTTCCTGA
- a CDS encoding myo-inositol catabolism protein LolB, translating to MNTTPSPISAVTAHRIRCLPKEGLNRIFSIGERGMDLTGFSLLKLGKGQSWTGDSGGKEMVFVLLGGKCTFKAGEADFGEIGGRPDVFSGNPHTVYCPPGYSLEIAATTDVEIAVGESPAAGFSGEPALVTPDQVRGSKMALGKENYARDAIVMIDDKFPSRHFFVGEAWVPSGNWGSYPPHRHDFHNPPVELDMEEVYFFRFNPPTGFGLQQIYSDDFSIDAAYTVRDNDTIVIPEGYHPAVNAPGYTMYFLWIMTGDSRGFKRVNDPVHEAALK from the coding sequence ATGAACACCACTCCCTCCCCAATCTCCGCCGTCACCGCCCATCGCATCCGCTGCCTGCCGAAGGAAGGACTGAACCGCATCTTCAGCATCGGCGAACGTGGCATGGACCTGACTGGGTTTTCCCTTCTCAAGCTAGGCAAGGGGCAATCGTGGACGGGGGACTCCGGCGGCAAGGAGATGGTCTTCGTCCTGCTAGGCGGCAAGTGCACGTTTAAGGCTGGCGAGGCCGATTTCGGCGAAATCGGCGGACGCCCCGATGTGTTTTCCGGAAATCCGCACACGGTGTATTGTCCTCCTGGTTACTCGCTTGAAATTGCGGCGACCACCGATGTCGAAATCGCCGTCGGCGAATCGCCTGCGGCGGGTTTTTCAGGAGAGCCCGCGCTTGTCACACCGGACCAAGTCCGAGGAAGCAAAATGGCGCTTGGGAAGGAAAACTACGCCCGCGACGCCATCGTCATGATTGATGACAAATTCCCCTCGCGACACTTTTTCGTAGGCGAAGCCTGGGTGCCTTCGGGTAACTGGGGCAGCTACCCTCCGCATCGTCACGACTTCCACAATCCTCCCGTGGAACTCGACATGGAAGAGGTGTATTTTTTCCGCTTCAACCCGCCGACTGGATTCGGGTTGCAGCAGATTTACAGCGACGACTTTTCAATCGACGCCGCCTACACCGTCCGCGACAACGACACCATTGTCATCCCCGAAGGCTATCACCCGGCGGTCAACGCGCCCGGCTACACGATGTATTTCCTGTGGATCATGACGGGCGATTCACGCGGTTTCAAACGCGTCAACGACCCGGTCCACGAAGCTGCCCTGAAGTAG
- a CDS encoding carbohydrate kinase, translating to MPTTITDILGIGYCGWDMLCVVPRIPVDDKVEIREYTAQGGGPAATAIVAAARLGLRTAFMGVTGDDVEGQRIRDEFAHEKVDTRTLVRRGGVRSAVGFSWIDAGSGRRSIAWSHGTAAPLEPNEIDEGLIGSARALHCDGHQTRATIRAAEIARERGIPVLLDAGTLVNGIEKLMRLCTVIIASEIFAKKFTGLDDPKEAIRKLHAIAPVWTGITLGPGGCIGFDGTRLHRVPAYPVAVVDTTGAGDVFHGAFAACYVRQLTAHPDKTPDMEQCLRFATVAASLKCRALGGRTGIPSLEEAHHALDAWQPADTEQSAA from the coding sequence ATGCCCACGACAATCACTGACATCCTTGGCATCGGCTATTGCGGCTGGGACATGCTTTGCGTGGTTCCTCGCATTCCAGTCGATGACAAGGTGGAGATCAGGGAATATACGGCTCAAGGCGGAGGGCCCGCCGCAACCGCTATCGTCGCGGCAGCACGTCTTGGGCTGCGCACGGCCTTTATGGGCGTAACCGGCGACGATGTAGAGGGGCAACGCATCAGAGATGAATTTGCGCACGAGAAAGTTGATACGCGTACGCTCGTTCGTCGGGGCGGGGTACGATCGGCGGTCGGCTTTTCCTGGATCGACGCCGGATCGGGCCGGCGCTCCATCGCATGGAGTCACGGCACGGCGGCTCCGCTTGAACCCAACGAAATCGACGAAGGACTGATCGGCTCCGCCCGCGCCCTGCATTGTGACGGTCATCAAACGCGCGCTACGATTCGCGCAGCCGAAATTGCTCGTGAACGTGGCATCCCCGTGCTGCTCGACGCAGGCACGCTGGTCAACGGGATCGAAAAGCTCATGCGCCTGTGCACGGTCATCATCGCCTCCGAAATCTTCGCCAAAAAATTCACCGGGCTGGACGATCCCAAAGAGGCGATCCGGAAGCTGCATGCGATCGCCCCGGTCTGGACCGGCATTACACTTGGTCCCGGTGGTTGCATCGGTTTTGATGGAACCCGCCTCCATCGCGTGCCCGCGTATCCGGTGGCTGTTGTTGATACGACTGGAGCAGGCGATGTCTTCCACGGGGCGTTCGCTGCCTGCTACGTTCGCCAACTCACCGCTCACCCGGATAAAACTCCCGACATGGAACAGTGCCTGCGCTTCGCTACCGTGGCGGCATCGCTAAAATGCCGGGCGCTCGGAGGGCGCACCGGAATCCCTTCATTGGAGGAGGCGCACCACGCTCTCGATGCGTGGCAGCCTGCCGACACCGAACAGTCCGCCGCCTGA
- a CDS encoding alkylglycerone-phosphate synthase has translation MIPQKQDYLFEMIRSELTWAVGEQNVSTDDSDKLGHSIDYYWVPELWHDRGRQPRCPDVIVTPETTEAVAKVLKIANTYKIPVTPWGGGSGSQGGALPVYGGISLDTKKLNRIIEVDTQSLTITAEAGCNMQQLEWTTEKAGFSTMHLPASIGCATLGGFLAHRGTGVLSTKYGKIEDMVMSVEVVTPGGEIINTLPVPRHASGPDLTQLFLGSEGTLGVMTRATLKIHPIPESRKFHAFLFKDMHAAMMAGAEIMTSRLRPCVIRLYDNPETAKVIKKVLGIDREGSYLVFGFDGPEDMVDLEMAKACAICRKQNPEDLGTEAGENWWENRYKFFYPPYMFQMPQAFGTLDTVATFANIEKVYWAMKNVVKDHFPQATYIGHFSHWYEWGCMLYGRFILEKPPQDPNEAVALYNKIWDMCIRAAIANGGVINEHHGVGLKLGRMMPDLYGPAFDVLKRIKTALDPLGIMNPAKMGFGI, from the coding sequence ATGATTCCACAAAAACAAGATTACCTGTTCGAAATGATTCGCAGCGAGCTGACCTGGGCCGTCGGCGAACAAAACGTGTCCACGGACGATTCCGACAAGCTCGGCCACTCCATCGACTATTACTGGGTTCCCGAGCTCTGGCATGATCGCGGGCGCCAGCCCCGCTGTCCGGATGTCATCGTCACGCCCGAAACGACCGAAGCCGTGGCCAAGGTCCTGAAAATCGCCAACACCTACAAAATCCCCGTCACCCCGTGGGGCGGCGGCTCGGGCTCGCAGGGAGGCGCGTTGCCCGTTTATGGCGGCATCAGCCTGGACACCAAGAAGCTCAATCGCATCATAGAAGTGGATACACAGTCCCTGACCATCACGGCTGAGGCAGGCTGCAATATGCAGCAGCTTGAGTGGACGACGGAAAAGGCCGGTTTCTCCACCATGCACCTGCCCGCCTCCATTGGCTGCGCCACCCTGGGCGGATTCCTGGCGCATCGCGGCACGGGCGTGCTTTCCACGAAATATGGAAAAATCGAGGACATGGTCATGTCGGTCGAAGTTGTCACCCCCGGGGGAGAAATCATCAACACGTTGCCCGTCCCACGCCACGCTTCCGGCCCCGACCTCACCCAGCTTTTTCTCGGCAGCGAAGGCACACTCGGCGTGATGACCCGCGCCACGCTCAAGATTCATCCCATCCCGGAGAGCCGGAAGTTCCATGCGTTTCTCTTCAAGGACATGCACGCGGCGATGATGGCCGGAGCCGAGATCATGACCAGCCGCCTGCGTCCCTGCGTCATCCGCCTCTACGACAATCCGGAAACGGCGAAGGTCATCAAGAAGGTGCTCGGCATCGACCGCGAGGGTTCCTATCTCGTCTTCGGATTCGACGGACCGGAGGACATGGTGGACCTGGAGATGGCTAAGGCTTGCGCCATCTGCCGTAAACAGAATCCCGAAGACCTCGGCACCGAGGCTGGCGAAAACTGGTGGGAAAACCGCTACAAGTTTTTCTATCCGCCCTACATGTTCCAGATGCCCCAAGCCTTCGGCACGCTCGATACCGTGGCGACCTTCGCCAACATCGAAAAGGTTTACTGGGCGATGAAAAACGTGGTGAAGGACCACTTCCCGCAGGCGACCTATATCGGACACTTTTCCCATTGGTATGAATGGGGTTGCATGCTCTACGGGCGCTTCATTCTCGAAAAGCCGCCGCAGGATCCAAACGAAGCAGTGGCCCTCTACAACAAAATATGGGACATGTGCATCCGTGCCGCCATCGCCAATGGCGGCGTCATCAACGAGCACCACGGCGTCGGCCTGAAACTTGGCCGCATGATGCCCGACCTCTACGGCCCGGCCTTCGATGTGCTCAAGCGCATCAAGACCGCCCTTGATCCGCTCGGCATCATGAACCCGGCCAAAATGGGATTCGGCATCTGA
- a CDS encoding carbohydrate kinase, whose protein sequence is MLGIDIGTSGCKITAMDVDGHILDEGFSEYETAHPRPGHAEQNPEDWCSAVRDILAGMRQRGVVDFRTITGIALDGSTHNAVLLNKRMEIVRPTIMWTDLRSAIEAEELNRNHGDLIFRTALQVAAPTWTFPQMLWLQRHEPEVLGRTAHMMFVKDYVRWRLTGQWCTDVIDAQGTLFFDMSRLDWSPELCALAGIPAKILPPLARPTDVVGKITPAGATEFGLPAGVPVVCGTSDVAVEDYAAGALEPGSCILKLATAGNVNVMTSRPVPDSRTLTYSHVIPGVWFTVAATNTAARAQRWFRDLFCGAEQETARRENRSIYQIMDDIAAGSKPGADGLFFHPYLQGERSPYWDPKLRASFVGATMRHTKADFMRAVLEGVVYSLRDCFRTIERLELPVNDIRLIGGGAKSPLWRQIIADVFGRKISIPKNCDASFGSALLAGVGTGTFRDEREAVRQCLREADPVAPVPANQDRYAKLFPMYQRIHDALEGVYQEMNSL, encoded by the coding sequence CTGCTCGGCATAGATATCGGCACCAGCGGCTGCAAGATCACCGCCATGGATGTTGACGGCCATATCCTCGACGAAGGGTTTTCCGAATACGAAACCGCCCATCCCCGTCCCGGCCATGCGGAGCAAAATCCCGAGGACTGGTGCTCTGCCGTTCGCGACATTCTCGCGGGCATGCGCCAACGCGGCGTTGTTGACTTTCGCACGATCACCGGCATCGCGCTCGATGGCTCCACGCACAACGCCGTGCTGCTCAACAAACGCATGGAAATTGTGCGTCCAACCATCATGTGGACCGATCTCCGGTCCGCTATCGAGGCAGAGGAACTTAACCGCAATCATGGCGATCTCATCTTCCGAACCGCCCTCCAGGTGGCCGCGCCAACCTGGACATTTCCACAGATGCTATGGTTGCAACGCCATGAACCCGAAGTCCTCGGACGGACGGCGCACATGATGTTCGTCAAAGACTACGTGCGCTGGCGGCTCACCGGGCAGTGGTGCACCGATGTGATCGACGCCCAGGGGACGCTCTTTTTTGACATGAGCCGCCTGGACTGGTCGCCCGAGCTTTGCGCGCTGGCCGGCATCCCGGCAAAAATCCTTCCACCACTCGCCAGACCGACCGATGTTGTCGGCAAAATTACGCCAGCCGGAGCAACCGAGTTCGGATTGCCCGCCGGCGTGCCCGTCGTTTGCGGCACGTCGGATGTAGCTGTGGAAGATTACGCGGCGGGCGCACTCGAACCGGGAAGTTGCATCCTCAAGCTGGCCACCGCCGGCAACGTCAACGTAATGACTTCGCGGCCCGTGCCCGACTCCAGGACGCTGACCTACTCGCACGTCATCCCAGGCGTCTGGTTTACCGTGGCCGCCACCAACACGGCGGCACGTGCCCAACGCTGGTTTCGCGACTTGTTTTGCGGCGCCGAACAGGAAACCGCGCGTCGAGAAAACCGCAGCATTTACCAGATCATGGATGATATTGCCGCAGGTTCCAAGCCGGGGGCGGATGGTCTCTTTTTCCACCCCTACCTGCAAGGAGAACGCTCGCCCTACTGGGATCCGAAACTCCGCGCCAGCTTCGTCGGAGCCACCATGCGCCACACCAAGGCCGACTTCATGCGAGCGGTGCTGGAGGGCGTCGTCTATTCGCTTCGCGACTGTTTCCGAACCATCGAACGCCTGGAGCTTCCCGTAAACGACATCCGCCTTATCGGCGGTGGAGCGAAAAGTCCGCTCTGGCGGCAAATCATCGCTGATGTTTTTGGCCGCAAAATTTCCATTCCCAAGAACTGTGACGCCTCCTTCGGATCCGCCCTGCTCGCCGGTGTGGGCACGGGAACCTTCCGGGATGAACGCGAAGCCGTGCGCCAATGCCTGCGCGAAGCTGATCCCGTTGCGCCTGTTCCAGCCAATCAGGACCGCTATGCAAAACTTTTCCCTATGTATCAACGAATTCACGACGCACTCGAAGGCGTTTATCAGGAGATGAACTCTCTGTAG